The Desulfovibrio porci DNA segment GGATTACTGCGTGCTGCGGTTCACCGCCGTGTCCGGGCGCTTTTACAGCAAGTTCCGCTCCGAGGACTTCACGCCCGCGTAGAACCATTCGCTTTGAAACTGGTCACGGGGTCCGACGAGATGAGACTCCGGCGTCGCGGCGTGAAACCTGCCGGTCAGGACAGCGTGCCCCGGCCAGCTATGATCTTAACGTTAATCCGCTCCGGATGCGGGCGGACAGCGCGCTACATGCCGAGATAGGCGCTGCGCACTTCGTCGCTCTGCAGCAGGTTGGCGGCCGTGTCTTCCATGACGATGCGGCCGTTTTCCATCACATAGCCGCGATGGGCGATGCGCAGGGCCTGGTTGGCGTTCTGCTCCACCAGGAAAACCGTGGTGCCGTCGGCATTGACCTTGTGGATGATGGAAAAGATCTGCTGGATGATGATGGGCGCGAGGCCCAGAGAGGGCTCGTCCAGCAGGAGCAGCTTGGGACGGCCCATGAGCGCGCGGCTGATGGCCAGCATCTGCTGTTCGCCGCCGGAAAGGGTGCCGCCCGCCTGGCGGCGGCGCTCGGCCAGAATGGGAAAGAGGCTGAACACATAGTCCATGTCCTCCTTGATGCCCTGGCTGTCCCGGCGCAGAAAAGCGCCGAGGTCCAGATTCTCGCGCACGCTGAGGTCCGGGAAGATCAGGCGGCCTTCCGGCACCTGGGAAATGCCCAGGGTCACGATTTCATGCGGCGGCAGTTCGTGGATGGGCGTGCCGTTCCAGATGATTTCACCCCGGCGCGGCCGGTTGATGCCGCAAACGGTCATCAGGGTCGTGGATTTGCCCGCGCCGTTGGCGCCGATCAGGGTGACGATCTCGCCGTCGTCCACATGCAGGGAAACCCCGCGCAGGGCCTGGATGTTGCCATAATAGGTGTCCACGTTGCGGAGCTCAAGCATCGCTTTCCCCCAGATAGGCCTTGATCACGCGCGGGTTGGCCCGCACTTCCTCGGGTTTGCCCATGGCGATGCAGGAGCCGTATTCCATGACGTAAATGCGGTCCGAAAGGGACATGACCATGCTCATGTCGTGCTCGATGAGCAGAATGGAAAGGTTCCGCGCGTCGCGGATGCCGCGCACCAGGATTTCCAGCTCGTGGGTTTCCTGGGGGTTCATGCCCGCGGCGGGTTCGTCCAGCAGCAGCATGCGCGGCTCGGTGGCAAGCGCGCGGGCGATTTCCAGGCGACGCTGGGCGCCGTAGGCCAGATTACGGGCCTTTTCGTTCCAGAGTTCCTGCAGGTGCAGGCTTTCCAACAGGGCATAGCTGATGTCGATGCTTTCCTGCTCTTCGCGGCGGGTATGGCCGTCACGCGACAGCGCGCCCCAGATGCCCGCGCGGGTGCGGCAATGACGGCCCACCATGACGTTTTCCAGCACGGTCATGTCGCTGAACAGGCGGATGTTCTGAAAGGTGCGGGCCATGCCCATGGCTGTGATGACGTGCGGCTTTTTGCCGTTGAGCAGATGCTTTTCGCCATCGGCGTCGTAGAGGAACATCTTGCCCTCGGTGGGCGTGTAGATGCCGGTGACGCAGTTGAAAAACGTGGTTTTGCCCGCGCCGTTGGGGCCGATAAGGGCCACAATCTCATCGGCGTCCACGCGCAGGTCCAGATCGCTCAGGGCGCGCAGACCGCCGAAATCCTGGGAAAGACCCGAAACTTCCAGCACCGGCCTCATGCCCGGCCTCCATTGTGGGCCCCGTGCAGGGCGCTGATTCTGTAGCGGCGGCGTTCGCCGCTGATCAGACCCTGGGGCCGGAAGATCATCATGATCACCATGATCGCGCCGAAGATCAGCATCCGGTATTCGGAAAAGGCGCGCAGGTATTCCGGGGCCAGAATCAGGATCAGGGCCGCGATGACCACGCCCGCGATGGAACCCATGCCGCCCAGCACCACCATGGAGAGAATCATGGCTGATTCCATGAAGGTGAAGCTGGAGGGATTGATGTAGGTGGTCTTGGCCGCGAAGATCACGCCCGCGAAGCCGGCCCAGCAGGAGCCCAGGGCAAAGGCCGAGAGCTTGACGCGGGTGATGTCGATGCCCATGGCTTCGCAGGCGATTTCATCCTCGCGCAGGGCTTGCAGGGCCAGGCCCACACGCGAATTCTTGAGCCGCGAGATCATGATGATGGTGATGACCACCGCCGCCAGCACCAGATAATAGACATAGGTGGTGGAGGCATTGATATCCATCTCCAGGCCGAAAAAACCGGGTCGGGGGATGTCGCTGATGCCGCGCGGGCCGCCGGTGAGGCTGGTCCAGTTCTGGAGGCCCAGGCGCACGATTTCGCCGAAACCGAGGGTGACGATGGCCAGATAGTCTCCGCGCAGACGCAGCACCGGAAAACCCAGGGCCAGACCGAAAAGTACGGCCAGTATGCCGCCCACGGGCAGACAGGCCCAGAATCCCCAGCCCAGAAACTGGTAGAGCAGGCCGTAGGCATAGGCGCCCACGGCGTAAAAAGCCACATAGCCCAGCACCAGCTGCCC contains these protein-coding regions:
- a CDS encoding ABC transporter ATP-binding protein produces the protein MRPVLEVSGLSQDFGGLRALSDLDLRVDADEIVALIGPNGAGKTTFFNCVTGIYTPTEGKMFLYDADGEKHLLNGKKPHVITAMGMARTFQNIRLFSDMTVLENVMVGRHCRTRAGIWGALSRDGHTRREEQESIDISYALLESLHLQELWNEKARNLAYGAQRRLEIARALATEPRMLLLDEPAAGMNPQETHELEILVRGIRDARNLSILLIEHDMSMVMSLSDRIYVMEYGSCIAMGKPEEVRANPRVIKAYLGESDA
- the livM gene encoding high-affinity branched-chain amino acid ABC transporter permease LivM; this translates as MRRVFKAVLTAIWFMVLTLPVMGIKLNTLDETVQWRFDRILWLGAGVFVLAVIWDWCFSRKAKGLPLLRLPEGLGAGLRALSGRPRLKTGGLAVLALFMLTMPLISSFYQTNIMISALLYVMLALGLNIVVGLAGQLVLGYVAFYAVGAYAYGLLYQFLGWGFWACLPVGGILAVLFGLALGFPVLRLRGDYLAIVTLGFGEIVRLGLQNWTSLTGGPRGISDIPRPGFFGLEMDINASTTYVYYLVLAAVVITIIMISRLKNSRVGLALQALREDEIACEAMGIDITRVKLSAFALGSCWAGFAGVIFAAKTTYINPSSFTFMESAMILSMVVLGGMGSIAGVVIAALILILAPEYLRAFSEYRMLIFGAIMVIMMIFRPQGLISGERRRYRISALHGAHNGGRA
- a CDS encoding ABC transporter ATP-binding protein gives rise to the protein MLELRNVDTYYGNIQALRGVSLHVDDGEIVTLIGANGAGKSTTLMTVCGINRPRRGEIIWNGTPIHELPPHEIVTLGISQVPEGRLIFPDLSVRENLDLGAFLRRDSQGIKEDMDYVFSLFPILAERRRQAGGTLSGGEQQMLAISRALMGRPKLLLLDEPSLGLAPIIIQQIFSIIHKVNADGTTVFLVEQNANQALRIAHRGYVMENGRIVMEDTAANLLQSDEVRSAYLGM